A region from the Streptomyces sp. NBC_01445 genome encodes:
- a CDS encoding LacI family DNA-binding transcriptional regulator produces the protein MNIGEIARLAGVSRSTVSYALSGKRPVSEETRRKIQRVVDELGYRPSASARALANGRTSTIGLVFPPAGNHYTGMQLDFIGSVVEAAAACDYDVLLSPSGADSDRSFQRLLGERRVDGAILMEIRLEDDRVDHLASVGFPAVAIGRTAHNDDGWWVGLDHTALAEACVHHLADLGHRRIAFVNRPEQLLRSGYESAHHGLEGFTKAAAERGLTVRAYCCGDDAASGQSCVERILHDDPATTALVTLNEAALGGLYRGLARAGRHVPRDFSVTGVVASRWAETVTPQLTAADVPAAEMGRLAVDLLMERLDQPDAPARHHLLTPPISLRASTGPATSD, from the coding sequence GTGAACATTGGTGAGATAGCCCGGCTGGCCGGTGTCTCGCGCAGCACCGTGTCGTACGCGCTGAGCGGCAAGCGCCCGGTGTCGGAGGAGACGCGCCGCAAGATCCAGCGTGTCGTCGACGAGCTCGGCTACCGGCCGAGCGCCAGTGCGCGGGCTCTCGCCAACGGGCGCACCAGCACGATCGGTCTCGTCTTCCCGCCCGCCGGGAACCACTACACCGGCATGCAGCTGGACTTCATCGGCAGCGTGGTGGAGGCCGCCGCGGCCTGCGACTACGACGTACTGCTGTCCCCGAGCGGCGCGGACAGCGACCGTTCCTTCCAGCGGCTGCTCGGGGAGCGGCGGGTCGACGGCGCGATCCTGATGGAGATCCGGCTCGAGGACGACCGGGTGGACCACCTGGCCTCGGTGGGTTTCCCGGCGGTCGCCATCGGCCGGACCGCGCACAACGACGACGGCTGGTGGGTGGGCCTGGATCACACGGCGCTGGCGGAGGCGTGCGTGCACCACCTCGCGGACCTCGGCCACCGCCGCATCGCCTTCGTCAACAGGCCCGAGCAGCTGCTGCGTTCGGGATACGAGTCGGCGCACCACGGCCTGGAGGGCTTCACCAAGGCCGCCGCGGAGCGCGGGCTCACGGTCCGCGCGTACTGCTGCGGGGACGACGCCGCGTCGGGGCAGAGCTGCGTCGAGCGCATCTTGCACGACGACCCGGCGACCACGGCCCTGGTCACACTGAACGAGGCGGCGCTGGGCGGCCTGTACCGCGGGCTCGCCCGGGCGGGCCGCCACGTGCCGCGCGACTTCTCCGTCACCGGCGTCGTCGCCAGCCGCTGGGCGGAGACCGTGACACCGCAGCTCACCGCCGCCGACGTACCGGCCGCCGAGATGGGCCGGCTCGCCGTCGATCTGTTGATGGAGCGGCTCGATCAGCCCGACGCACCGGCCCGGCACCATCTGCTCACGCCGCCGATCTCGCTGCGGGCCAGCACCGGGCCCGCCACCTCCGACTGA